From one Candidatus Poribacteria bacterium genomic stretch:
- a CDS encoding alcohol dehydrogenase catalytic domain-containing protein gives MQSQIFYEPESMSLEDRPVPAAGDNDLLVQVRSVGICGSDVAYYFGNSSLETGDGKGPLILGHEFTGEVVEVGSEAGKTGGFKVGDRVVVNPVQSNPDSFWSQKGLSNLCPEKRVLGVGVDGGFAEYAVSDYRWTVKLPDNVTYDQGALTEPLACGLYAVNNLNAEEGQTAVVFGPGPIGLMMVQVLKSRGLKNVLLVGTRDYRLDCGKELGADLVVNVSDINSPHYVEDLGATIQELNDGELADRAITATSSLDAIHTALEVTGRHATVVIFGLPGDTDVMQVPILDTILMDKTIRFSWLAPDTWEEAVQLISSGDVNMDKIISHEFPLESLVEGITKVRNREDGCTKGLIKVSP, from the coding sequence ATGCAATCCCAAATTTTCTATGAACCCGAATCAATGAGCCTTGAAGATCGGCCCGTGCCAGCAGCCGGAGACAACGACTTGCTTGTCCAGGTCCGTTCGGTAGGCATCTGTGGTTCGGACGTAGCATATTATTTCGGCAATAGCTCGCTTGAAACCGGCGACGGGAAAGGACCCCTTATCCTTGGACACGAATTTACGGGTGAAGTCGTTGAGGTTGGCAGCGAAGCAGGAAAAACGGGTGGATTCAAAGTAGGCGACCGGGTTGTCGTCAATCCTGTTCAATCAAATCCAGATTCCTTCTGGAGTCAGAAAGGATTGTCCAACTTATGTCCCGAAAAACGCGTCTTAGGTGTAGGGGTTGATGGTGGCTTCGCGGAGTACGCAGTCTCAGACTATCGTTGGACAGTCAAGTTACCCGACAACGTGACCTATGACCAAGGTGCACTCACAGAACCACTCGCATGTGGACTCTATGCTGTCAACAATCTCAACGCCGAAGAAGGTCAAACCGCAGTCGTCTTCGGACCCGGTCCCATCGGCTTGATGATGGTGCAAGTCCTGAAAAGCCGTGGCTTGAAGAACGTCCTACTTGTCGGAACCCGTGATTATCGCTTGGACTGCGGTAAGGAACTTGGTGCTGATTTAGTCGTCAACGTCAGTGATATCAACTCTCCGCACTATGTGGAAGACTTAGGTGCTACGATTCAGGAACTCAACGATGGCGAATTGGCAGATCGTGCAATTACGGCAACCAGCTCACTCGACGCCATCCATACCGCCTTAGAAGTTACAGGCAGACACGCAACTGTCGTTATCTTCGGGCTTCCTGGCGATACAGATGTAATGCAGGTTCCCATCCTCGATACGATTCTTATGGATAAAACCATCAGGTTTTCTTGGCTGGCACCTGATACGTGGGAAGAAGCAGTACAACTCATTTCGAGTGGCGATGTCAATATGGACAAAATTATCAGCCACGAATTCCCGCTCGAATCACTTGTTGAAGGGATAACAAAGGTACGCAATCGTGAAGACGGTTGTACGAAGGGCTTGATAAAAGTTTCTCCTTAA
- a CDS encoding LamG domain-containing protein translates to MTSLIRCLVDRSKQCWMLIGFGFVFLTLYCATASNAKIDPETVVGIWLFDEGNGKIAEDLSGNDNDGELKEGTKWEDGQFGQAVIFDGKDDYVEIAPSLLFNPEVFTVTFWMHPTAVGGNNPAGKGSATLVIANGDPGDGGGANWWFEFWNGGNFEFKSCQAGCAAANTPVNKPDEWYFVAGIYNGTEYELYIDGTFKTKGPNKVGAPEKGLLIGSGLCPAGHGCDGGYFKGIIDDVAMFSDALSEADIKTLMEEGVGKVLGVAPVEPTGKLATMWGDLKTR, encoded by the coding sequence ATGACTTCTCTCATAAGATGCCTTGTTGATAGATCCAAGCAGTGCTGGATGCTTATAGGTTTCGGGTTCGTATTCCTCACGCTATACTGTGCCACAGCCAGTAACGCCAAAATTGACCCAGAAACAGTTGTTGGAATCTGGCTCTTCGATGAAGGTAATGGAAAAATTGCCGAAGATTTGTCTGGAAACGACAACGATGGCGAGCTCAAAGAGGGCACGAAATGGGAAGACGGACAATTCGGGCAAGCCGTTATATTCGACGGAAAAGATGATTACGTTGAAATCGCTCCATCACTTCTGTTCAATCCGGAAGTATTCACAGTTACTTTCTGGATGCACCCGACGGCTGTTGGCGGCAACAATCCAGCAGGAAAGGGATCTGCCACCCTCGTCATCGCAAACGGTGATCCGGGTGACGGTGGGGGTGCGAATTGGTGGTTTGAATTCTGGAACGGCGGCAACTTTGAGTTCAAAAGCTGCCAAGCGGGTTGTGCTGCCGCGAATACACCGGTGAATAAACCAGACGAATGGTATTTTGTCGCCGGTATTTACAACGGCACTGAATACGAACTTTATATTGATGGTACATTCAAGACGAAGGGACCGAATAAGGTCGGTGCACCTGAAAAAGGCTTACTCATTGGTAGCGGACTCTGCCCGGCAGGTCACGGATGTGACGGTGGATACTTCAAAGGCATCATCGACGATGTCGCGATGTTCAGCGATGCTTTAAGCGAGGCAGATATCAAAACGCTCATGGAAGAAGGAGTAGGCAAAGTTCTTGGTGTTGCTCCAGTAGAACCTACAGGTAAATTGGCGACGATGTGGGGCGATCTGAAAACGCGCTAA
- a CDS encoding uroporphyrinogen decarboxylase, whose product MKRQSKNDLLLRASRCLPVERVPVWMMRQAGRSDPVYRQIRRELNLPLERLFRTCPAPMSQTEVESAVKISLLPKRIGVDAIIVYKDILTPLAPMGAHFRFDPGPILNPPIRTQAQIDALRPVDEPPTQLAFTGEVIRKLRETLNEELPLIGFAGAPLTLAFFLIAGESPIKRGSGVSEKAAPVFQMMEEAPELLHRLLNKLTDMTINYLNYQISEGVQIVQLFESIADVLPRQIYEEFAFPYHQQIFAELNPEAPGILFAKECSYVDLMHRSGANVLSIGKCVDLSEAKANTNGAVAFQGNVDNDILRDGTPADITEAVETCLRQGGKTGHILNLSHGLHRDTPFENVKHFVHIAKTL is encoded by the coding sequence ATGAAACGACAATCAAAAAATGACTTACTTCTTCGCGCCTCGAGATGTCTACCGGTAGAACGCGTTCCAGTGTGGATGATGCGGCAAGCAGGCAGATCAGACCCTGTCTACCGACAGATTCGACGTGAGCTTAATCTCCCGTTGGAACGACTCTTTCGGACCTGTCCCGCACCGATGTCCCAAACAGAGGTTGAATCAGCGGTCAAAATATCGCTTCTGCCCAAACGTATCGGTGTCGATGCCATCATTGTCTACAAAGACATTCTTACGCCCCTCGCCCCCATGGGGGCGCATTTCCGATTCGATCCAGGACCCATTTTAAACCCGCCGATCCGCACGCAAGCACAGATAGACGCGCTTCGACCCGTTGATGAACCCCCTACACAATTGGCGTTCACAGGAGAAGTCATTCGTAAACTCCGCGAAACCTTGAACGAGGAACTACCTCTCATCGGTTTCGCCGGGGCGCCTTTGACGCTTGCCTTTTTCCTTATCGCAGGGGAAAGCCCGATCAAACGGGGTTCAGGCGTATCTGAAAAGGCAGCGCCAGTCTTCCAAATGATGGAAGAAGCACCTGAACTCTTACATCGTCTGCTAAACAAATTGACCGATATGACTATTAACTATTTGAACTACCAAATTAGCGAAGGAGTTCAAATAGTTCAGCTTTTCGAGTCTATCGCCGATGTCTTACCCCGGCAAATATATGAAGAGTTCGCTTTTCCGTATCATCAGCAAATCTTCGCCGAACTCAATCCAGAGGCACCAGGAATCCTATTCGCAAAAGAGTGTAGCTACGTAGATTTAATGCATCGGAGTGGGGCAAATGTCCTAAGCATTGGAAAGTGTGTGGATCTTAGCGAAGCCAAAGCAAACACAAACGGTGCTGTTGCCTTTCAAGGAAACGTTGATAACGACATTCTTCGCGATGGCACGCCTGCCGACATCACGGAAGCTGTTGAAACCTGTCTAAGACAGGGCGGAAAGACTGGACATATTTTGAATCTGAGCCACGGTCTGCACAGAGATACGCCTTTTGAAAATGTTAAACATTTCGTCCACATCGCAAAAACACTTTAG
- a CDS encoding MBL fold metallo-hydrolase, with product MRNILENPFAPRQYGQLVKVTERVYLFRNIVNSSIIIGDKGVAVIDTQVNQMMARRLRNAIRAITDKPILYAINTHYHWDHTNGNTIFHEAGATVVAREMTKDFMVNRSPRQEAFLRSRGFTLGDPPFLPQQTFTHETELDLGNQPLHLVHLGKAETDDATAIRVPAENCIVSGDTVMTGSFPIFGQPVMNEGLMANHDWINTIKELRTYEPKSILPGHGPLARDAEIDLLLKIESYFLTEVRKRVEQGISLNTLLAEMEANLPDWIRSIAEVWGTPRYAILRVYRGLIDDPEPGWQHLKPSAIPAADTEKLYEKTNALEDFQAYRETAEEVAEGNDFGLAIAILKTATEKYPNLPDAWTEYANLLTQASRTVSSVLEKGDFFAEAKKAFNIALELDPDHAPAHLLRGYNHILSAYRNGDETKTGLESIYKALVIGIQGTQIAQAYFCIGLAHRTNGDETLAREAFAKAIAADARYMPAQLANMA from the coding sequence ATGAGAAACATCCTCGAAAACCCCTTTGCCCCACGACAATACGGACAGCTTGTTAAAGTGACAGAACGAGTATATCTCTTTCGTAATATTGTAAATTCTTCAATTATCATTGGGGATAAAGGGGTCGCAGTAATTGATACACAAGTGAACCAGATGATGGCACGGCGGTTGCGTAATGCAATCCGTGCCATTACCGATAAACCAATACTGTATGCAATTAACACCCACTATCACTGGGATCATACCAATGGAAACACTATTTTCCATGAAGCTGGGGCAACCGTTGTCGCTCGCGAGATGACCAAAGATTTTATGGTCAACAGGTCCCCGCGGCAGGAAGCATTCCTGCGTTCCCGCGGCTTCACACTCGGCGATCCACCCTTTCTACCACAACAGACATTCACACACGAAACCGAACTTGATTTGGGGAATCAACCGCTACACCTCGTTCATTTAGGAAAGGCAGAAACGGATGACGCCACTGCTATCCGGGTTCCGGCAGAAAATTGTATCGTCTCTGGCGATACCGTTATGACAGGGAGTTTCCCCATCTTTGGGCAGCCTGTTATGAATGAAGGACTCATGGCGAACCACGATTGGATCAACACAATTAAGGAACTCCGGACTTATGAACCTAAATCTATCCTACCGGGGCACGGACCCTTAGCACGTGATGCCGAAATTGACCTCTTGCTTAAGATTGAGTCCTATTTCCTAACAGAAGTCCGAAAACGTGTTGAACAAGGCATATCCTTGAACACGCTGCTCGCCGAAATGGAAGCCAACTTACCCGACTGGATTCGCTCTATTGCTGAGGTATGGGGAACACCCCGTTATGCGATTTTGAGGGTATATCGCGGGTTAATCGACGATCCAGAACCGGGTTGGCAACATCTGAAACCTTCAGCTATTCCGGCTGCGGATACCGAAAAACTGTACGAAAAAACAAACGCACTTGAAGACTTTCAGGCTTACCGAGAAACCGCCGAAGAGGTCGCGGAAGGTAATGACTTTGGCTTAGCGATTGCCATCTTAAAAACCGCAACCGAAAAATATCCGAATCTACCCGACGCATGGACGGAATACGCAAATTTACTCACACAAGCCTCCCGCACCGTGTCAAGTGTCCTTGAGAAGGGAGACTTCTTCGCTGAGGCTAAAAAAGCATTCAATATTGCACTTGAATTGGACCCTGATCACGCGCCAGCACATCTCTTGCGCGGGTACAACCACATTCTTTCTGCCTATCGCAACGGCGACGAAACAAAAACAGGACTCGAATCCATCTATAAAGCACTCGTCATCGGGATTCAGGGGACACAAATCGCACAAGCATACTTCTGTATCGGACTCGCACATCGCACAAATGGAGACGAGACACTCGCACGTGAAGCTTTCGCCAAGGCGATCGCTGCCGACGCAAGGTACATGCCGGCACAGTTAGCGAATATGGCATAG
- the hemH gene encoding ferrochelatase, with protein MKYDSVLLVAFGGPTPGCCQKYNSDACPGEAYCFVEGIAGEAESQKERVKDISAHYVRLGGFSPFNELTFKQADALKIALQARDLPLPVYAGFRHWNPYLKEVIAEMAQKGHRKILGIIMAPHQSKVSWEWYQQTVKKGIDAVDGEKPTVDYLDPWYTHTGYVGAIAEIIETACGDKLARAELVFTAHAIPQVAADTSPYTQQFGKTGEAVAKQIGKTQFALAYQSEVENSPIPWTQPDINDWLKARKEEGVDTVVASPIGFLCDHVEVLYDLDIEAAETAEACGIDFIRAGTVGDHPKFINMLADFVCEKSAKEK; from the coding sequence ATGAAATATGATAGCGTCTTACTCGTTGCATTCGGTGGACCAACACCCGGCTGCTGTCAAAAATACAATAGTGATGCATGTCCCGGTGAAGCCTACTGTTTTGTCGAAGGAATTGCCGGGGAGGCTGAATCTCAAAAAGAACGTGTAAAAGACATCTCAGCTCACTACGTAAGATTGGGCGGCTTTTCGCCGTTCAACGAGTTAACTTTCAAACAAGCCGACGCGTTAAAAATCGCACTGCAAGCCCGCGATCTGCCGTTGCCTGTCTACGCTGGATTTAGACATTGGAATCCGTATTTAAAAGAGGTCATCGCGGAAATGGCACAAAAAGGACACCGCAAAATACTCGGCATTATTATGGCACCCCACCAATCCAAAGTCAGTTGGGAGTGGTACCAGCAAACCGTAAAAAAAGGAATAGACGCAGTTGATGGTGAGAAACCGACTGTTGATTATCTCGATCCGTGGTACACACACACAGGTTACGTTGGTGCCATCGCCGAAATCATCGAAACCGCATGTGGCGACAAGTTAGCACGCGCTGAACTTGTTTTCACAGCACACGCAATCCCTCAAGTAGCGGCGGATACTTCACCGTATACACAACAATTTGGAAAAACTGGCGAGGCGGTCGCTAAACAAATCGGAAAGACGCAGTTCGCTTTAGCATACCAGAGCGAAGTGGAAAATAGCCCGATTCCATGGACACAGCCGGATATCAATGATTGGCTTAAAGCCCGAAAGGAAGAAGGGGTCGATACTGTTGTCGCTTCACCGATTGGCTTCCTCTGCGACCATGTTGAAGTGCTCTATGATTTGGACATAGAGGCGGCAGAAACCGCAGAAGCGTGTGGCATTGATTTCATTCGGGCAGGCACGGTCGGCGACCATCCCAAATTCATCAACATGTTAGCAGATTTTGTGTGTGAAAAATCCGCGAAAGAAAAATAA
- the hemG gene encoding protoporphyrinogen oxidase: protein MSENSGRKHAIVIGGGITGLAACYRLQREAVARGIPLDITLLEASKHVGGVIQTEHRDGFLIEHGPDAFISTKPAAKALCEELGIADQFIGTNPKVRRSFVIRNGTLHPVPEGFYMMAPGSFMPFLKTPLFSWRGKLRMALDLVIPRRGRDTDEAVAHFVRRRLGTEAFTRVAQPMIGGIYTSDAENLSLQATFPRFLEMEKAHGSIIKALRAQKKQAAQTSQDTSGPRYSLFLSFKSGMQTLIDTLTQAVSSSIRLNAKVERVQQTSDGNRWCVSLANRETLNAELLCIALPAPHTAALIGDLSSPLTSKLNAIPYASSATVNLAFRRKDITHPLDGMGFVVPATENLSLIGCSFSSVKFENRAPTDHVLLRAFFGEPTSKKTETELIELCQANLTPLLGLKNAPQFAMVGKHSQAMAQYQVGHQDVVSSIEQFTGTLRGLALAGNGYHGVGIPDCIQSGEAAALALLDTL from the coding sequence ATGTCAGAAAACTCGGGTAGGAAACATGCCATTGTCATCGGCGGCGGTATCACAGGTTTAGCCGCCTGCTACCGTTTGCAGCGCGAGGCTGTTGCGCGCGGTATTCCGCTGGACATTACACTCCTTGAAGCGAGTAAACACGTCGGGGGTGTCATCCAAACTGAACACCGTGATGGGTTTCTCATAGAACACGGTCCCGATGCTTTTATTTCGACCAAACCGGCGGCAAAGGCATTGTGTGAAGAACTTGGTATTGCAGATCAATTCATTGGGACCAACCCAAAGGTGCGTCGGAGTTTTGTGATCCGGAACGGGACGTTGCATCCTGTCCCTGAAGGTTTTTATATGATGGCACCAGGTTCGTTCATGCCGTTTTTAAAAACACCTCTCTTCAGTTGGCGAGGCAAACTGCGGATGGCACTGGACCTCGTTATTCCTCGCAGAGGAAGGGATACGGACGAAGCAGTAGCACACTTCGTCAGGCGTCGCCTCGGCACTGAAGCTTTCACACGCGTAGCACAACCTATGATAGGCGGTATTTATACCTCAGATGCCGAAAATTTAAGCCTACAGGCAACGTTCCCCAGGTTCTTGGAAATGGAAAAAGCGCACGGCAGCATTATCAAGGCACTTCGTGCGCAGAAGAAGCAAGCCGCCCAAACCAGTCAAGATACAAGCGGGCCTCGCTACAGCCTTTTTCTTTCCTTTAAATCTGGAATGCAGACACTGATCGATACGCTTACTCAAGCAGTATCCAGTAGTATCAGATTAAATGCGAAAGTAGAACGTGTTCAACAAACGAGCGATGGAAACAGGTGGTGTGTTTCACTTGCTAACCGAGAAACGCTAAACGCCGAACTTCTCTGCATTGCCCTTCCAGCACCACATACAGCAGCACTCATCGGCGACCTATCAAGCCCACTTACCTCAAAACTCAACGCAATCCCCTACGCCTCCTCGGCAACAGTCAATTTAGCATTCCGCCGTAAAGATATCACACACCCATTAGATGGTATGGGATTTGTTGTCCCTGCTACGGAAAACCTATCTCTCATCGGATGTTCTTTCAGTAGCGTTAAATTTGAGAACCGCGCCCCAACCGATCATGTCTTGTTGCGCGCCTTTTTTGGCGAACCCACGTCCAAAAAAACTGAAACCGAACTCATTGAATTATGTCAGGCAAATTTAACACCACTTCTTGGGCTCAAAAACGCCCCACAATTTGCTATGGTGGGTAAGCATTCACAAGCGATGGCGCAGTATCAGGTGGGACATCAAGATGTTGTCAGTAGTATAGAGCAGTTCACGGGCACACTGCGGGGATTAGCACTCGCAGGAAATGGTTACCATGGGGTCGGCATCCCAGACTGTATTCAGAGCGGAGAGGCGGCAGCACTTGCGCTCTTGGACACACTATAA
- a CDS encoding phytanoyl-CoA dioxygenase family protein produces MLSESEKNQLDQHGFLLLESLIPIDTTTALREHALALSVAEQKAGKGHSYLANGSAQRVWNLVDKGEIFEETIQHPKMLAAMEYLLGTDCTLSSFTVNVLYPGAPDAGLHIDYPLSGLPTPRPNFPMVANSVWFLDDWTLENGATSCVPRSHRRLEALPEPGVEYDDALQICGPRGSVLIVNGAIWHGSSENRTNEPRVGLLGFFCRSILKPQQAHLELVSDEVVSRATPTLKRLLGFDSLPNMNA; encoded by the coding sequence ATCTTGAGTGAATCTGAAAAGAACCAATTGGACCAGCACGGTTTCTTGCTACTGGAAAGTCTTATACCTATAGATACAACAACGGCACTTCGTGAACACGCTTTGGCACTATCTGTAGCAGAGCAAAAAGCCGGCAAAGGTCACTCATATCTTGCAAACGGCAGTGCTCAACGGGTCTGGAATCTCGTTGACAAAGGCGAGATATTTGAAGAGACTATTCAACATCCAAAAATGCTCGCCGCGATGGAGTATTTACTCGGCACTGATTGCACACTGAGTTCTTTTACTGTAAATGTGCTTTATCCGGGTGCACCTGATGCGGGTCTCCATATCGATTATCCGTTATCGGGGCTTCCGACGCCACGTCCAAACTTTCCCATGGTTGCCAACAGCGTCTGGTTTTTAGATGACTGGACGCTTGAAAATGGGGCAACCAGTTGTGTGCCGAGGAGCCATCGACGGCTTGAAGCGTTACCTGAACCCGGTGTGGAATATGACGATGCGCTGCAGATTTGTGGACCCCGCGGCTCTGTCTTAATCGTCAACGGGGCAATATGGCACGGATCATCAGAAAATAGAACGAATGAACCACGGGTTGGGTTACTCGGTTTTTTCTGTCGTTCTATCCTGAAGCCGCAGCAAGCACACCTTGAATTGGTATCAGATGAAGTTGTATCACGTGCAACACCGACTTTAAAACGGTTGCTGGGTTTCGATTCGTTGCCGAATATGAACGCTTAG
- a CDS encoding LysM peptidoglycan-binding domain-containing protein: MKMIRGTLKLALILYICAALSGVYVLSASAKITPHDGDDDTMLITIVKGDTLWDLCQEHLKDPLRWRELSKYNDFTNPHLIYPGESLRIPVAMMKEVVDVAEEELAVQQAELEQLRAELAESEATRDKLEAEINGLNKSMDELKAQIDALEASLKSQEKLMAAVSQSGDAVSSSIKEALAANKAAIIDQIAHLDMHLKEAAKMLEAQKMQAEATHELVESITENVKMLLTNVEANQKAINEVKMILEDAKGVHEELSSSKRALVFLTTVAAGVGLFAINAMGGRSGE, from the coding sequence ATGAAAATGATAAGAGGCACACTGAAGTTGGCACTTATTCTGTACATTTGCGCAGCACTCAGTGGAGTTTACGTGTTATCCGCATCTGCGAAAATCACACCGCACGACGGGGACGACGACACTATGCTCATCACCATCGTAAAAGGTGATACCCTCTGGGATCTCTGCCAAGAGCATCTTAAGGATCCACTCCGATGGCGCGAACTGAGCAAGTATAATGATTTCACCAACCCACACCTCATTTATCCCGGTGAAAGTTTACGTATTCCCGTCGCTATGATGAAAGAGGTCGTTGATGTAGCTGAAGAAGAACTTGCCGTACAGCAGGCGGAGTTGGAACAACTACGGGCGGAATTAGCCGAATCCGAAGCAACACGGGATAAACTTGAAGCAGAAATTAACGGACTCAACAAGAGTATGGACGAACTCAAGGCACAAATTGACGCTCTTGAGGCAAGCCTAAAATCACAAGAAAAGTTAATGGCTGCTGTAAGTCAATCTGGTGACGCAGTCTCTTCTAGTATCAAAGAAGCCCTGGCAGCGAACAAAGCGGCTATCATTGACCAGATTGCCCACCTTGATATGCATCTTAAAGAAGCAGCTAAAATGCTTGAAGCACAAAAAATGCAAGCGGAAGCAACCCACGAACTCGTTGAATCAATCACAGAGAACGTGAAGATGCTATTGACGAACGTTGAAGCCAACCAGAAGGCAATCAACGAAGTCAAGATGATACTTGAGGATGCCAAAGGTGTCCACGAGGAACTCTCCTCATCCAAGCGCGCTTTGGTGTTTCTGACGACTGTGGCAGCAGGCGTCGGCTTGTTTGCTATCAACGCTATGGGTGGACGTAGCGGCGAATAA
- a CDS encoding CDP-alcohol phosphatidyltransferase family protein → MFEAKFKPRLEMILSVVANKMVAIGITANMVTLFGFVVNLIATFYFATGRLVTGGILILFGGSFDMIDGAVARAQRNPRASGALLDSVIDRYSEGFLFLGALIYFYSLESLLGIILAFSAWFGSILVSYVRARAEGLQVTCKVGLMQRPERIILLGAGTLLQGALLHKLPILQSTGMILLCTLGILAITSHITAIHRLIFSYQELSR, encoded by the coding sequence ATGTTTGAAGCGAAATTCAAACCTCGTCTTGAAATGATCCTGTCTGTTGTGGCGAATAAGATGGTTGCAATCGGTATTACAGCGAACATGGTGACACTCTTCGGGTTTGTCGTAAACCTCATCGCGACCTTTTATTTTGCAACAGGGCGTCTCGTCACCGGGGGGATTTTGATTCTGTTTGGGGGGAGTTTTGATATGATAGACGGGGCAGTGGCACGCGCACAGAGAAATCCTCGCGCATCGGGCGCACTCTTGGACTCCGTCATTGATCGCTACTCGGAAGGTTTTCTTTTCCTTGGAGCTCTCATCTACTTTTACAGTTTGGAAAGTCTGCTCGGAATAATTCTCGCGTTCAGCGCATGGTTCGGTTCAATACTCGTTAGTTATGTAAGGGCAAGGGCGGAGGGACTTCAGGTGACCTGCAAGGTAGGACTTATGCAACGACCAGAACGCATTATTTTACTCGGTGCCGGAACTTTGCTCCAAGGAGCTCTCCTACACAAACTTCCAATCCTCCAAAGTACAGGCATGATTCTACTCTGTACACTCGGTATACTCGCAATCACCTCACACATTACCGCTATCCACCGTCTCATCTTTTCGTATCAAGAATTAAGTCGCTAA
- a CDS encoding sulfite exporter TauE/SafE family protein has product MEFNLLHIVLLFGTGIAAGFLNTVAAGGSLLALPMLIFLTSDSALANGTNRIAIFFQNVSAILGFRRKGVSDFKYGILLAVPAVIGAVIGAIIATDIKDAAFNLILAVVMITMLILTLINPTARLKDRIESRDKRSTVIAMAVFFFIGIYGGFIQAGVGLLIITALRLLTGMDLVRTNAIKVLVIFFYTVVALGIFIMEKQVDWTLGVTLAVGNATGAWIGSHWAVEKGDKWIKVVLVVAVLVFSVNLALKPFNLDIISVLGLG; this is encoded by the coding sequence GTGGAATTCAACCTTTTGCACATTGTCTTACTCTTTGGGACAGGTATTGCCGCGGGCTTCTTAAATACAGTTGCTGCCGGGGGGTCGTTGTTGGCACTACCAATGCTGATCTTCCTTACTTCCGATTCAGCATTAGCAAACGGTACGAACCGGATCGCTATTTTCTTCCAAAACGTCAGTGCGATTCTGGGCTTCCGGCGTAAGGGTGTCTCTGATTTTAAGTATGGTATCTTACTCGCTGTACCTGCGGTTATCGGTGCCGTAATAGGTGCTATAATCGCAACTGATATCAAGGATGCAGCATTCAACCTAATCCTTGCTGTTGTGATGATTACCATGCTGATTTTAACACTAATCAATCCAACAGCGCGGCTAAAGGACAGGATTGAGAGCAGAGACAAACGTTCCACAGTCATCGCAATGGCTGTATTCTTCTTTATCGGAATTTACGGGGGTTTCATCCAAGCGGGTGTAGGTTTACTTATCATAACGGCATTGCGCCTTTTAACGGGTATGGATTTGGTTCGGACGAACGCGATTAAAGTTTTAGTTATTTTCTTTTATACCGTGGTCGCACTCGGCATTTTTATCATGGAAAAACAGGTAGATTGGACTTTAGGTGTGACATTAGCGGTAGGAAACGCTACTGGTGCATGGATTGGCAGCCACTGGGCAGTTGAAAAAGGGGACAAATGGATTAAAGTGGTCCTTGTTGTGGCAGTCCTCGTTTTTTCGGTGAATCTGGCATTAAAGCCCTTTAACTTAGATATTATATCGGTGCTTGGACTTGGTTAG